The genomic stretch TATGGGACTTAGCATACATTTCATATAAGTTGTGAATGATTTCAAACTTTATCTCTATATAAATTTTTGGTAGCGTCCCATGTTTTATACATAAACAACAGTGTCATCAGCGTAGAGTTTGACATCAGCACATTTATGGTAAATTTGCTGATTGAAAAACTCAACATGGATCCTACTGGCAGCACGAACAACTACTGGACTGTATATCACAGTTTTATGATTACTTACTTTCACAGTCCAAAATAGTTCTAATTTCACGCTCAAAAAtttctataaatataaaaatgttataaatgacaaacaaaccaacaaggATCCTCCAGTCATCACCCATTTCTACTGGACTGTATGTCACAGTTTGatattgatgtttgtttttcttgttctttttactttaaaatatttttgaaatatttttaaccacactgaaattaattaattcaattcaattcaattcaattcaattttatttgtatagcaccaaatcacaatacaaatcatctcaaggcactttacaaaaactcaaactaaaaacccaacaattcccttatgagcaagcacttggcgacagtggagaggaaaaaactccctttaacggaagaaaaaaccttcagcagaaccgggctcagtttgggcggccatctgcctcgaccggttggggtgagtggatagagcagagagaaaagaacagcaacaataaacaacaaatagacactgcaggttggtgggaccagtaactgcacatcagcgatatacagctccaggaccagggacacctgcagaaggtacagagagaacagagagagagggagagagcacaaactaggggagagagagagcacaaggttagtaagattcagtggtggaatatacatgaggtgggaggagagaagagaggggaggggaagggaaaggggggggttagggtaggggagctcagtgcaccgatggtcctcgggcagtctaggcctatagcagcataactaagggatggttcagggttgcctgaagccagccctcactatacgctttgtcaaagaggaaggttttaagtctagccttaaacgtatagagagtgtctgcctcctgaacccagtctgggagctggttccataggagaggagcttgataactaaaggctctgcctcccattctgcttttggaaactctgggaaccacaagtagacctgcactctgagagcgaagtggtcgattgggataatatggtactatgaggtctttaaggtatgaaggagcttgattatgaagggatttgtatgtgagaagaaggattttaaaatgtttacaaaacacaaagactgatttttcagtttattgagAATGTTACACTGAAAGAGTTTGACAAAACTGCAACTCTCTGCATAatgtatgaaaaataaacacaataacagcaaaaataagacaaacagtaaaatatttgcctCACACCAGATACTTAAGcttcattttcagttcagttcacaattaaaagcaggaaagaagaaaagcttcaaaatcatttttccaaTGACTGTATCAAACATGTGCATATAGAGAAACATTGTCCAAAGCAACACAACATGATATAAGTGACATTTGTGAAAAGTGCTGAAAGTGATGAATCAGATGAAGGGATGAGATGTGATGGTGAGAAAAGGCGAGcagaaaacagtcagtcagcatgtgagcagcaggtggaTGGTCCCTTGTTTCTGAGGCTCATCAGCAGAGAGAGTCCACAGCAGTACAGCAGACTCTTCACTATCAGCACTGTgtacagcagacagagcagcttcaCCCTGCACTGAGACTGGAAAGGATCCAGGGGAGccactgcaacagaaaaggATTGAAACAGACAGGTTATTATGAGTTTGATGCTGGACTcatacattgtgtttgtgcagccacTTGGGGGCAGAAGAACTCCACACCAAGTGAACAAACTCCTGTCTGCCCTTTGacttcacacacagtcattagaTTCATTCTGAATGTAGAAAGATGAATCAGTGGAGCTTTGAGATCTAGTCCCTAAAGTTGTTGTAGCAGCCTCAAAGGCCCAGGTTTAGTGTCGTCTATATTAGTATATGTGTCAGTGCTTCAATGCTGAGCAGAAAGTCAACAGACTGATATGCAGCCCTAACTGCAGCACAACATTGGAGCTGTCCATgcagagaggcagcagctgctcttaCAGTCAGCTTGCTGCACAGCTGGCAGAAAAGGAGTCAAATGTTTGGAGCTGCAGTGACAAATGtcagtcctctgctgctctgctctgtttgacAGCGTCTCCACATGAAGCTGAATCACTGCTGAACACAGTCACCAAGCCTTCATTACCTTGTTCTGTTTGGGCCTCCACTCTGCCCCCCTCGTGCTCCACGTAGCAGCGGTATTTATACCTGCTGTTCTCTGGCTGATGGACCAGCAGGATGGCGGCGGTGCGTCCCGACTCCCTGAGCTCCAGCTGCTCTCCCTCAGCAGGgggcagctcctccagctggccgttctccttctgtcttttccaggaGAACCGGACCAGAGGAGGAAACATGGCTGAGGCCAGACACAGCAGGGAGCTCTTCCCCTCCAGGTGGGCTCTGGATGCTGCTGGGTACACGCTCACCACAGGCTTCACTACCTGCTCATCTGAagtttgacagcagcaacaagcaacacagacacacattcccACAGTCAACATCAGCTTCCAGCACTGCACTGCATTCAGTCTGATCCTGGAAACTACATGGACTCTGATCACTAAACTCATCAATACAGCACAAAGATCACTCAGCTTCACACGCTTCATATTCACTGATTTTACGTCAGTATTGTGGAATATGATATTTTGTCTTAGGCaaacctaacctaacctaacctgTTGTGATAATTCCAACTTAAGTTAGATCCTATATTTCCATCTATTACTTATAGTTAAAATTTTGGAAGGAGTAATTGTCacagtttttggaaaaagtATTGATGGAGAAATTCTAATGTGGCTTCAGATGTGCTCTCAGCATGTGGAACGGCTTGTTGAGGGTGGTGAATGACATCCTCATTTCGCTTGATAATGAGATGCTTGTTTTGTTGATACTGTTCAATCTGACTGCAACTTTGGAGAATGTTGAGAATGTGGGGCTGCCATCCATTAGGTTCGCTCGTATTTGTCAGAGCAAAGGTTCATTATTATCTATGATTTGCACATCTTCACTTTCTTTTCATTGTGGGGTTCTCCAGGGTTCAATCTTCAGGCCactactgttttctgtttccactcAGCTCTAGGACAGATTTTAGAGAATATGGTCTGATGTGCCATTGTTAAGAAGATGATTTGCAGATCTTTGTTCCAGTGCGTCCTACTGAACTGAACTCCGTGGGAAAATTTTTGGACTGTTTAAAGAGTGCCTTGTTAGTAAATGTCTGGgttttaacacaaacaaaagtatattttatttggcCCTTGTGTGCAGGACATGGATGAAAATATGAACTTTAGGGAATTGGCCCTTCATGTGGGTGAGGCCattaaatttgaaaaattaTTGCACTGAGCAAGACatgctttttttctgctgtcGTCACTGTATAACATCAAGCCTTTTCTTTTGTTGGCTGACCTGGAAAGAACCACTTATATCTTTGGCACAACTAGTTTGGACTAATGTAAAACCTTATATATGGGAGTGAACTGGTATTTTCTGCCAAGATTTAGTTGGTTCAAAACGCGGCTACCCATCTTTTGACTGGGGTCCAAAGCAGCGAtcatattattcatttttatgggTCATTGGCTTCaacaatttaaatttgtttttgctctaCATGGCCCAGCAGTGCATTATTTCTCTGAGCTTCTTATTACTAACTACtaatgtattgtattttataccTTACTTCTACATGTAAGTTATCACACAAATATGTCATACtttatacaatatataaaataagtGGGTTTTTTAATGcttataaaaatattgaatgtATATCATGTCAGAAGAATATGTGTaattttttgaaaatattttcacatttgtgtgtaatttttCCTTGAAGGAACATTTAAATACTGTAGAGTGAGAGTGAATGTGAAGAATCCTGCTCATCACTGAAATTCACTTTGATTAATTCCAGATTTTGTTCAAAAAGTCAACTGAGCAGGAAAATCCTCCACAATCATTCATGTggaatttcatttctttcaggagagagaagagagaaaagaaaaacagtgtgagccttcattaaacagcagctgatgagaATCCACAGCCCAGTTCCAATAGAAAACTTTCTGGACTCTTAAAACTCTTTGAGCTCCTGCAGAAATCAAGAATTCCTTCTGGtgtgcactgacatttaaacatctgttcACATGTTGTTGAACTTTCTCATTTAAGAACGGCTGCAGAAGCAACTCTGGACTAATGATGGAAAACTAACATGGAAagtctgaagcagcagaaactgactttaaaaacattttacacttcacaataaaacagctGAAGCGAAACAAAAGTTTGTTCTTACCTGTTACAATCAGTTTAGTTCCAGAGCCAAGACTGAGGTATCTCTCCccccacagtgagagagagtgcaACAAAAACCTGGTGCAGCTGAATGTGTCAGCTGAGGTGAACCAGTCCAGATTATGaaccagtttcatgtttcagctcCATCATGTGTTTCTCTAATGTTCAGATCAACACgactgtctctgcttttcttctctttattgtccagactgaaacatctcaacaactatttcagctgcttcacacgTTCATGTTCCCCTCAGGATGAACCGTAATAACTTTGctgatcctctgacttttcatcCAGCGCCACCATCAGGTCGACATTTGAATGTGTCCAACACTTTGGTTTATCAACAAATACCTGCAGCACCAATGACATTCACATCACCTTTTGTTGTTACATGTTTTTAGGAGAAATGTGCATGTTAGcaagtgttagcatgctaacacgcTAAACTAAGAACTCAttgaaaatgacactgacatttgtattgatgctaattatttaaaatccagCTCCACATAAACCTcatcaacagaaacatgaaataaatgtcatgttgTTGATGAATATTACAGATTTGATCCTTTGGATAATCTCATTTCCACTAAACATCCATGTTTCGTCACTTGTGTCTTTTCCCTGAGTTCCTCCCACAT from Mastacembelus armatus chromosome 17, fMasArm1.2, whole genome shotgun sequence encodes the following:
- the LOC113134418 gene encoding immunoglobulin lambda-1 light chain-like isoform X1, producing MKLVHNLDWFTSADTFSCTRFLLHSLSLWGERYLSLGSGTKLIVTDEQVVKPVVSVYPAASRAHLEGKSSLLCLASAMFPPLVRFSWKRQKENGQLEELPPAEGEQLELRESGRTAAILLVHQPENSRYKYRCYVEHEGGRVEAQTEQVAPLDPFQSQCRVKLLCLLYTVLIVKSLLYCCGLSLLMSLRNKGPSTCCSHAD
- the LOC113134418 gene encoding uncharacterized protein LOC113134418 isoform X2; the encoded protein is MKLVHNLDWFTSADTFSCTRFLLHSLSLWGERYLSLGSGTKLIVTDEQVVKPVVSVYPAASRAHLEGKSSLLCLASAMFPPLVRFSWKRQKENGQLEELPPAEGEQLELRESGRTAAILLVHQPENSSGSPGSFPVSVQGEAALSAVHSADSEESAVLLWTLSADEPQKQGTIHLLLTC
- the LOC113134418 gene encoding immunoglobulin lambda-1 light chain-like isoform X3 produces the protein MKLVHNLDWFTSADTFSCTRFLLHSLSLWGERYLSLGSGTKLIVTDEQVVKPVVSVYPAASRAHLEGKSSLLCLASAMFPPLVRFSWKRQKENGQLEELPPAEGEQLELRESGRTAAILLVHQPENSRYKYRCYVEHEGGRVEAQTEQGNEGLVTVFSSDSASCGDAVKQSRAAED